From Pseudoalteromonas sp. R3, one genomic window encodes:
- a CDS encoding thioester reductase domain-containing protein yields the protein MAARWRVSDHRRARGIGRHFIAELAALPFATTVVVTGRRAADDTQIQSQLRNLKQGQVQLVYRQLDVAQKMNTLLLVRDIVREFGALHGVIHAAGIVQDTLLCNKTPTSFAQVLAPKVTGVVALDEATADLPLRFFACFAGLSGVQGAASQGDYATANAFLDSYMQQRHAQVASGKRHGLSASIDWPFWQDGGMQRNAQFAHTDAAMPTNSGIDAFYRALRQPQTLVQYTPADTNHEQVSDSATPAAQFSSEAALDAALTEQLSTMVAALLGVQPDTLDGDTDLGEFGADSIAFITFINQLNSRYQLELSPSVLFMHSTLNSLRTHIIAEYGDMLITSSTVTQTSSTDTAAEQVPVNTSNDEAIAIIGISAAFPEASNLDEFWHNLSTGKDCVTRHSWPQPQDSELSWPGEINWLGRLRRDTEFDPLFFNIAPAECERIQLQESLLMMHVWQCIENAGYDPKSLAGTSTGLFIGCQSGYHEGLITSPAFAPNRMSYFLDLHGPSEGIDTTCSSSLVAVHKAMAAIRMGECEQAIVGGVNIIDTPTASMAMQEIGALSPDGRCKTFAADADGIVRGEGVGMIMLKKRSAAERDQDAIYATLLGSAVNHGGKSQGFTVPNARAQTQLLDKAWRNANIDPATLSYIECHGTGTTLGDPVELDALKAAFNTHQWPARCALGSVKSNIGHTEIAAGIAGLIKVVLQLKHQTLVPSLHVQALNPYLALEDTPITVQTQAQPWEQGDTPRRAAVSAFGISGVNAHVVLEEYQPNITEQHTALPDSPAMVVLSATSKAALGQKVTELANHVATLPDTPQILAQLAATLAQGRTAQAYRLGWVVSSLDELRTALSEAVPDQASKVSNNTSEQLTAEQLLTLHQTQEYAAIIRLWQSGKVVSWQPLYPTSLPKLHLPGTSFISKNVIEAEQTSPWLLLDNQFHPAALTLPKDWQTLLTTQLAHRHILLVSDTQAQLETLSKPLHASGCKVTSLCFEQLDNSALDPEDLPDTIFVLGCGSLLEPQQQIKPLFELMQLTARHDNHTMQLFYATQTDSQIETRDDLSALLRCYNLRNPQHSWMLVEQLGEAACLGELLLQEFASTLLSITEHQPNQVQYRDGARYALQLTQLPDASDTVKPEYEIRHGGTYLIAGALGELGMALSQRLLEDFDATLILLGRRDEQAVQPQLTQFRGKGTVHYLACDIADAQHLASLSDLLNDKSLELNGVFHLGTTYTEEENDWADFARSMQVKVQGTQQLDSLLSNCELDFFVLFSSMAVFGSLNHLSYSYANGFQNAFARTRNQQVDKQQRHGQTLAINWGYWHSDDPLKSIENSFAEKKGYQLIQMHDAFAQLPKLLSTKRSTLAAICTTEPERIMHNTTALLQRKRLLQSRLEHGSEAVTEASQDIAGTVVSIVGQVLGIAPDELDLNCDLYDYGFDSISLLKTFQQLKARLNIDIQADAFKNMNTIQTLIDEIDKAHGQVQHEDDASLPEFIVDAGIDLPTLPDEIVHAYEGDVRNVLLTGATGFLGSHLLAELLATTKAKIYCLVRADSVEQALTRIADNAKQYALTLDLERIVPVPGDMEQSRLGVSDEHWALLCRDIQHVVHTASYVNHIQPYFAFKKSVAGTNALLTLCCTDTLKMIHFVSSTTASTQIKDSHFSVNPRESFIPTDEAALLCSGYGQSKWVQEENIRQASHIGVPYTVYRFSEISGSSKTGIGNTDDVFHRILKMMLSIEVRPTESPYMLDIIPVDRAATCIVAGMNDPQKRNQVYHVANPAPLSIAAFYDFATERGLRFSQTDKAEFISACEAYAARREGKDQVIMQGLLSSRPGYDEYLFEAYFMPMDPYDKDNFIALTERYDITLGDWERLFDTYFTQWLEDRHYREIWQES from the coding sequence GTGGCAGCCCGATGGCGTGTATCTGATCACCGGCGGGCTCGGGGGATTGGTCGTCACTTTATTGCCGAACTGGCCGCTTTGCCGTTTGCCACCACAGTGGTCGTGACAGGTCGACGAGCCGCCGACGACACTCAGATACAGTCGCAGCTGCGCAACCTTAAGCAAGGTCAGGTGCAACTGGTTTATCGTCAGCTGGACGTGGCTCAAAAGATGAATACCTTGTTGCTGGTGCGCGACATAGTGCGCGAATTTGGCGCGCTCCACGGTGTGATCCATGCCGCTGGCATAGTGCAGGATACCTTGCTGTGCAACAAAACACCGACCTCCTTTGCGCAAGTGCTGGCGCCCAAGGTCACGGGCGTGGTGGCGCTGGATGAGGCCACCGCGGATCTGCCGCTGCGCTTCTTCGCCTGCTTTGCCGGGCTCAGTGGCGTACAGGGCGCGGCCTCTCAGGGCGACTATGCCACGGCCAATGCGTTTCTCGACAGCTATATGCAGCAGCGTCATGCCCAGGTTGCCAGCGGTAAGCGCCATGGCCTGAGCGCCAGTATCGACTGGCCTTTCTGGCAAGACGGCGGTATGCAGCGCAATGCCCAGTTTGCCCATACGGATGCGGCAATGCCCACCAACAGTGGCATAGACGCTTTTTACCGAGCACTGCGCCAGCCTCAGACGCTGGTGCAATATACCCCGGCCGACACAAACCATGAGCAAGTCAGTGACTCCGCTACACCAGCGGCCCAGTTTAGCAGTGAAGCCGCGCTGGACGCTGCGCTGACAGAGCAGCTGAGCACTATGGTGGCGGCTTTACTCGGCGTGCAACCAGACACACTGGATGGAGATACCGACCTGGGCGAGTTTGGCGCGGATTCCATTGCCTTTATTACCTTTATCAATCAGCTCAACAGCCGCTATCAGCTTGAGCTGTCACCCAGCGTGTTGTTTATGCACTCGACCCTGAACAGCCTCAGAACCCATATTATCGCCGAGTATGGCGATATGCTGATCACTAGCAGCACAGTGACGCAAACAAGCTCAACGGATACAGCAGCAGAACAAGTCCCGGTGAATACCTCAAACGATGAAGCGATTGCCATTATTGGGATCAGCGCCGCCTTCCCCGAAGCGAGTAACCTCGACGAATTCTGGCACAACCTGAGCACAGGCAAAGACTGTGTAACCCGCCACAGCTGGCCACAACCGCAAGACAGCGAGCTCAGCTGGCCCGGCGAAATTAACTGGCTGGGCCGCCTGCGACGCGACACCGAGTTCGACCCCTTATTCTTCAATATTGCCCCAGCAGAGTGTGAGCGCATTCAGTTGCAGGAAAGCCTGCTAATGATGCATGTCTGGCAGTGTATTGAAAATGCCGGATACGATCCAAAATCGCTGGCAGGCACCAGCACCGGGTTATTTATTGGTTGTCAGTCTGGATATCACGAAGGGCTGATCACCTCCCCGGCATTTGCGCCAAACCGTATGAGCTACTTCCTCGACCTGCACGGCCCGAGCGAAGGGATAGATACCACCTGCTCATCATCGCTAGTGGCCGTACATAAGGCCATGGCAGCCATTCGCATGGGTGAGTGTGAGCAGGCCATTGTTGGCGGCGTCAATATCATAGACACCCCCACCGCCTCTATGGCCATGCAGGAGATAGGTGCGCTGTCGCCGGATGGACGATGCAAAACCTTTGCTGCCGATGCCGATGGCATAGTACGGGGCGAAGGCGTTGGCATGATCATGCTGAAAAAGCGCTCGGCAGCCGAGCGCGATCAGGACGCCATTTACGCCACATTGCTGGGCTCAGCGGTTAACCATGGCGGTAAATCACAAGGCTTTACCGTGCCCAATGCCCGGGCACAAACTCAGCTGCTGGATAAAGCCTGGCGCAACGCCAACATCGACCCGGCCACACTCAGCTACATCGAGTGTCATGGCACCGGCACCACACTCGGCGATCCGGTTGAACTGGATGCGCTCAAGGCAGCCTTTAATACACATCAGTGGCCAGCCCGCTGTGCGCTGGGTTCAGTGAAAAGCAACATAGGCCATACCGAGATTGCGGCGGGTATCGCCGGGCTTATCAAGGTTGTGCTGCAACTTAAGCATCAGACCCTGGTACCATCGCTCCATGTGCAGGCACTTAACCCCTATCTGGCACTCGAGGATACGCCGATCACGGTACAAACCCAAGCGCAGCCCTGGGAGCAGGGCGATACACCACGGCGGGCAGCCGTCAGTGCCTTTGGGATCAGTGGCGTGAATGCCCATGTGGTGCTCGAAGAGTATCAGCCGAACATCACTGAGCAACACACAGCTTTGCCAGACTCGCCGGCGATGGTGGTGCTCTCGGCCACCAGCAAAGCGGCGCTGGGACAAAAAGTCACTGAGCTTGCCAATCATGTTGCGACTTTGCCAGACACGCCGCAAATACTGGCACAACTGGCCGCGACCCTAGCACAGGGCCGCACCGCGCAGGCGTACAGACTCGGCTGGGTGGTGTCCTCACTGGACGAGCTGCGCACAGCCCTGAGCGAGGCCGTGCCTGATCAGGCTTCCAAGGTCAGCAATAACACCAGCGAGCAGCTAACAGCTGAGCAATTGCTGACACTGCATCAAACTCAGGAATATGCCGCCATAATACGCTTGTGGCAATCCGGCAAAGTCGTGAGCTGGCAACCGCTTTACCCAACTTCTTTACCAAAACTGCACCTGCCTGGTACGTCTTTTATCAGCAAAAATGTGATTGAGGCTGAACAAACAAGTCCCTGGCTGCTGCTCGACAACCAATTTCACCCGGCTGCACTGACTCTGCCTAAGGACTGGCAGACGCTACTGACAACACAGCTGGCACACAGACATATTTTGCTGGTATCAGACACCCAGGCGCAGCTTGAAACACTTAGTAAGCCGCTACATGCAAGTGGCTGTAAGGTGACTTCGCTGTGCTTTGAGCAACTGGATAACTCAGCGCTGGATCCAGAAGATCTGCCGGATACCATCTTTGTGCTGGGCTGTGGTTCATTGCTTGAGCCGCAGCAGCAGATAAAACCCCTGTTCGAGCTGATGCAGCTAACCGCCCGTCACGACAATCACACGATGCAGCTGTTTTATGCCACTCAGACCGACTCGCAAATTGAAACCCGGGACGACCTGAGTGCCCTGCTACGTTGCTACAACCTGCGCAATCCGCAGCACAGCTGGATGTTAGTTGAGCAGCTCGGTGAGGCTGCTTGTCTGGGCGAATTGTTGCTACAGGAGTTTGCCAGTACCTTACTGAGCATAACCGAGCATCAGCCGAATCAGGTGCAATACCGCGATGGTGCGCGCTATGCACTGCAACTAACACAACTGCCGGACGCAAGCGACACAGTTAAGCCTGAGTATGAAATACGTCACGGCGGTACTTATCTGATCGCAGGGGCACTGGGCGAACTGGGTATGGCACTGAGCCAGCGCTTGCTGGAAGACTTTGATGCGACCCTCATCTTACTAGGCAGGCGCGATGAGCAAGCCGTACAGCCACAACTGACTCAGTTCAGAGGAAAAGGCACAGTGCATTACCTGGCGTGTGATATTGCCGACGCCCAACATCTGGCATCACTCAGCGACTTACTGAACGACAAATCACTAGAGCTCAACGGCGTGTTTCACCTCGGCACCACCTACACGGAAGAAGAAAACGACTGGGCCGACTTTGCCCGCTCAATGCAGGTCAAAGTGCAAGGCACGCAGCAGCTGGACTCCCTGCTCAGCAACTGTGAGCTGGACTTTTTTGTGCTGTTCTCTTCTATGGCCGTGTTTGGTAGCCTGAATCATCTGTCTTACTCATATGCCAATGGCTTTCAGAACGCCTTTGCCCGGACCCGAAATCAGCAAGTGGATAAGCAACAGCGTCATGGTCAGACTCTGGCAATTAACTGGGGCTACTGGCATTCAGATGATCCGCTAAAAAGCATTGAAAACAGCTTTGCCGAGAAAAAGGGCTATCAGCTGATCCAGATGCACGATGCCTTTGCACAACTGCCCAAGCTGCTCAGCACCAAGCGCAGCACCCTGGCGGCCATTTGCACCACAGAGCCGGAGCGCATCATGCATAACACAACGGCACTATTACAGCGTAAACGCCTCCTACAATCCCGCCTTGAACACGGTTCAGAGGCAGTAACTGAGGCGTCTCAGGATATCGCTGGCACTGTGGTGAGCATTGTTGGCCAGGTGCTGGGAATAGCTCCCGATGAGCTGGATCTAAATTGCGACCTGTATGATTATGGCTTTGACTCTATCTCATTGCTGAAAACCTTCCAGCAGCTCAAGGCCCGGCTCAATATTGATATTCAGGCCGATGCCTTTAAGAACATGAATACCATTCAGACACTGATCGACGAAATCGACAAGGCCCATGGCCAGGTTCAGCATGAGGACGACGCTTCGTTACCTGAGTTTATTGTCGATGCGGGCATTGACTTGCCGACGCTGCCCGATGAGATAGTGCATGCCTATGAGGGCGACGTCCGCAATGTGCTGCTCACCGGAGCAACCGGCTTTTTAGGCAGTCACCTGCTGGCAGAGCTGCTGGCCACCACCAAAGCAAAAATATACTGCCTGGTACGCGCCGACAGTGTAGAGCAAGCCCTCACTCGCATTGCCGATAATGCCAAGCAGTATGCGCTGACTCTGGATCTGGAGCGCATCGTGCCTGTCCCGGGAGATATGGAGCAATCCCGGTTAGGCGTATCCGATGAGCACTGGGCACTGCTGTGCCGGGACATCCAGCATGTGGTCCATACGGCGTCTTATGTGAACCATATCCAGCCCTACTTTGCCTTTAAAAAGTCGGTGGCTGGTACCAATGCCCTGCTAACACTGTGCTGTACGGACACGCTGAAGATGATCCACTTTGTCTCCAGCACCACCGCCAGTACCCAGATAAAGGATTCCCACTTCTCAGTAAACCCGCGTGAGTCTTTTATTCCAACAGATGAAGCAGCCTTGCTGTGCAGCGGTTATGGTCAGTCGAAATGGGTGCAGGAAGAAAACATTCGTCAGGCATCACACATAGGTGTGCCCTACACGGTTTACCGTTTTTCAGAAATCTCGGGGTCATCTAAAACCGGCATTGGTAACACGGATGATGTCTTCCACCGTATCCTGAAAATGATGCTCAGCATTGAGGTGCGCCCGACTGAAAGTCCTTACATGCTGGATATTATTCCGGTTGACCGCGCAGC